In a single window of the Micromonospora sp. WMMD1155 genome:
- the glmS gene encoding glutamine--fructose-6-phosphate transaminase (isomerizing) produces the protein MCGIVGYAGARPALGIVLDGLRRLEYRGYDSAGVAIVCDDQLLTEKKAGKLANLEKVLSERAADDPTSCAASPIGIGDGTTGIGHTRWATHGGPTDRNAHPHVAPDGRVAVIHNGIIENFAKLRAELEADGVQFASDTDTECAAHLLSAALADLRAAGQPDGPQLLAAGMRVVCQRLEGAFTLLAVDAAVPGAVVGARRNSPLVVGRGDGENYLASDVAAFIEHTREAVELGQDQIVLITGDSIEITDFEGRPAAGKDFHIDWDSSAAEKGGYDWFMLKEIEEQPQAIADTLLGRLTETGEIALDEVRLSDQDLRDVDKIFIVACGTAYHAGMVAKYAIEHWTRIPCEVELASEFRYRDPVLDRSTLIVVISQSGETMDTLMALRHAKDQKARVLAICNTNGSTIPRESDAVLYTHGGPEIAVASTKAFLTQVVACYLIGLHLAQVRGIKFADEVGAVVAQLQEIPGKLRELLDRIEPVRELARDLKSEPTVLFIGRHVGYPVALEGALKLKELAYMHAEGFAAGELKHGPIALIDKGTPVICVVPSPVGRGMLHDKVVSNIQEVRARGARTIVIAEEGDEAVVRYADHLIYVPRTPTLLAPLVTTVPLQVFAAEIADARGHDVDQPRNLAKSVTVE, from the coding sequence ATGTGTGGAATCGTGGGATACGCGGGCGCGCGCCCCGCACTGGGCATCGTGCTCGACGGACTGCGGCGGCTGGAATACCGCGGCTACGACTCGGCGGGCGTCGCGATCGTCTGCGACGACCAGCTGCTGACCGAGAAGAAGGCCGGCAAGCTGGCCAACCTCGAGAAGGTGCTCTCCGAGCGGGCCGCCGACGACCCGACCTCCTGCGCGGCCAGCCCGATCGGCATCGGTGACGGCACCACCGGCATCGGCCACACCCGGTGGGCCACCCACGGCGGCCCGACCGACCGCAACGCCCACCCGCACGTCGCACCGGACGGCCGGGTCGCGGTCATCCACAACGGCATCATCGAGAACTTCGCCAAGCTGCGTGCCGAGCTGGAGGCCGACGGGGTCCAGTTCGCCAGCGACACCGACACCGAGTGCGCCGCCCACCTGCTCTCCGCCGCGCTGGCTGACCTGCGCGCCGCCGGTCAGCCCGACGGCCCGCAACTGCTCGCCGCCGGAATGCGGGTGGTCTGCCAGCGGCTGGAGGGCGCGTTCACCCTGCTCGCGGTGGATGCCGCGGTGCCGGGCGCGGTCGTCGGCGCCCGACGTAACTCGCCGCTGGTCGTCGGGCGGGGCGATGGGGAGAACTACCTGGCCAGTGACGTGGCCGCGTTCATCGAGCACACCCGGGAAGCGGTCGAGCTGGGCCAGGACCAGATCGTCTTGATCACCGGTGACAGCATCGAGATCACCGACTTCGAGGGCCGGCCCGCCGCCGGCAAGGACTTCCACATCGACTGGGACTCCTCGGCTGCCGAGAAGGGCGGCTACGACTGGTTCATGCTCAAGGAGATCGAGGAGCAGCCGCAGGCCATCGCCGACACGCTGCTCGGTCGGCTCACCGAGACCGGTGAGATCGCCCTCGACGAGGTCCGCCTCAGCGACCAGGACCTGCGCGACGTCGACAAGATCTTCATCGTGGCCTGCGGCACGGCGTACCACGCCGGGATGGTCGCCAAGTACGCCATCGAGCACTGGACCCGGATTCCGTGCGAGGTGGAGCTGGCCAGCGAGTTCCGCTACCGCGACCCGGTGCTCGACCGGTCCACGCTGATCGTGGTGATCTCGCAGTCCGGCGAGACGATGGACACCCTGATGGCGCTGCGCCACGCCAAGGACCAGAAGGCCCGGGTGCTGGCGATCTGCAACACCAACGGCTCGACCATCCCGCGCGAGTCGGACGCGGTGCTCTACACCCACGGCGGGCCGGAGATCGCCGTCGCCTCCACCAAGGCGTTCCTCACCCAGGTCGTCGCCTGCTACCTGATCGGTCTGCACCTGGCCCAGGTGCGCGGCATCAAGTTCGCCGACGAGGTGGGCGCGGTCGTCGCCCAGTTGCAGGAGATCCCGGGCAAGCTGCGCGAGCTGCTCGACCGGATCGAACCCGTCCGTGAGCTGGCCCGGGACCTGAAGTCCGAGCCGACGGTGCTGTTCATCGGCCGGCACGTCGGCTACCCGGTGGCCCTGGAGGGTGCGCTGAAGCTCAAGGAGTTGGCGTACATGCACGCCGAGGGCTTCGCGGCCGGCGAGCTGAAGCACGGCCCGATCGCCTTGATCGACAAGGGCACCCCGGTGATCTGCGTGGTGCCGTCGCCGGTCGGCCGGGGCATGCTGCACGACAAGGTCGTCTCCAACATCCAGGAGGTCCGGGCCCGTGGTGCGCGGACCATCGTGATCGCCGAGGAGGGCGACGAGGCCGTCGTCCGGTACGCCGACCACCTGATCTACGTGCCGCGTACGCCGACCCTGCTGGCCCCGCTCGTCACCACGGTGCCGTTGCAGGTGTTCGCCGCCGAGATCGCCGACGCCCGTGGGCACGACGTGGACCAGCCCCGCAACCTGGCCAAGTCGGTCACCGTCGAGTAG